The uncultured Dysgonomonas sp. genome contains the following window.
AGCAGGAGAATCGGATGTCACAGCAGGCAAAGACAGCCGCGAAGGTCCAAGCTGGTGGAATGGCACACAAACAGGCTACCAACTTAAGAAATTCCTTGATCCCAGCTTCGATGCATACGGTACAACAGCAAATACAACTCCTTGGATATACATGCGTTTGGCTGAAGTATACCTGAATTATGCCGAATGTGAAATAGAATTGGGTAATAATGCAGAAGCACTGAAATACATCAATTATGTAAGAGAACGTGCCCTACAACCGGCAGCAAAAGGAACTAATATACGTGCAGAGTATGAATATGAGCGTCAGATAGAACTCGTATTCGAAGGGCAACGCTGGTTTGATATACGCAGATGGAAAAAAGCCGAAGATGTTTACAAAGAACCTATTCAGGGAATAAGTATAAAGATGTATAAAGATGGTTCCAAAACTTATGAAGTGAAAGCTGAACCAATAGAAACCCGTAAATTCTATGCACCGAAAAATTACTGGATGCCTATCCCACGCGATGAGTTGAGAAAAGCTCCGCAGCTGGATGCCCAGCCTTATGAATAAAATAACTTGCAGATCCGGGTATCCTAAAATATACCCGAATCTGCATTAAACAACAACTCTTTATTTATTGAAACAAATAAAAAGAAAATATGAAAATCAAGGAACTATTGATCATTCTTCTTCTAACCCCACTAATGCCCCTGTCGGCTTGCGGAGACTCTAATACTCCCGAGATAGAGGCCCCCGATCCGGGAGGCAAAGAAGATCCGGATCCAGATGACTCAAAGGAGATTTATTACCCTTCTTCAGTATGGAATGTGGCTGAAAACAACAATTATCAGAGTGAAAGCAGCCAATTCAGTATTCACAGGATGAGTAAAACGCCTAATCTGGTTGCTTTTTGGGAAAAGGGCTTCGGAAATGACCCATCTTCTACTAGTGATACGAAATTCCGCTTTCCGCTCAAAGATATGATGGAAGAAAGCGACAAAATGTTTATATTCTTTCGCGATAAATTAAAATTTGTAGAGAAAGGGAAATCTCTCACCGACAAATACAAAATGACATTATATATCTACTATAATGAAGATGGAACAGTATATGGAGGAGGTGCCGACAATAAAATCGGAGTTATGTGGTTATCACCGGGCAGAGTAAAAACCAAACCTTACGGCGCCATGGCGCACGAAATGGGGCATGCATTCCAGTATATGGTATCAGTTGATGGAGGATGGGGATATTCGAGCAGTCCTGCTGGAAGCAGAGGCCAGGCTATCTTTGAAATGACTTCACAGTATATGTTATGGCAATATTACCCAGACTGGATAACATTTGAGAACTACCATCTTGAAACATTCATGACCAATACACACAAAGCATTCCTGCACGAAGACAACCGATATTGTTCGCCGTTTGTTCTCGAATATTGGGCAGATAAGCACGGAGTCGACTTCATAGGGAAGCTATGGCGCGAATCGAAGCAGGGAGAAGACCCTGTAATGACCTATAAGCGCTTAACAGAAATCGATCAAGAGAAATTTAATGACGAGATACTCGATGCCGGACGCAAATTTATAACCTGGGATATGGAACGGGTAAAGGAAGCCTCTGCTGCTTATATAAATAAACATACATCAGCTTTCACCTCTGTAGGGAACGGCTGGTATCAGATCGCCGAAAAAAGATGTCCGCAAAACTATGGATACAACGGTGTTCAGCTCGAAGTACCAACCGCAGGCACAGAAGTTGTTTTGGACTTTAAGGGTGTCGCCGGAGCTTCCGGGTTCAGAGATGTAAATAAAGATAAGGCGGGTTGGAGATATGGATTTGTTGCATTGAAAGAAAATGGAGAACGCGTTTATGGAGATGTATACTCCAAAGCAACAGGACAAGCTAAATTTATAGTTCCGGAAAAAACAACTCACTTATGGTTAGTTGTAACGGGAGCCCCTACTCAACACTGGGAGCATATATGGGATGAGAATACAGGAAATGATGAGCAATGGCCATATCAAATAAAACTGACAGGAACCACTCTTCATAGTTCTGTACAGAAATAATAATTAATTGATTAGTAAAAGGTAAAATAATGATAAGGAAAATAAAGAATTTTTTATTATGTACAGCCATTCTAATAACGAGTGGATGTAATACTCTTCAGGAGGAACCTTCAGGAGTAAAACTGGGCGAAATTAAAGAAGTCCCGTTCACTGATGTTCACTTTACGGACGAATTTTGGTTACCACGAATGGAAATCAACAGGACTGTATCCATTCCATCTGCTTTTCACCAATGCGAGATCAATGGAAGGTTCGATAATTTTGCGCTGGCAGGGGGATTAATCAAAGGCGAACATAAGGGAGATTTCTCTTTCGACGACACTGACCCTTACAAAATTATAGAAGGAGCATCTTATTCTCTCGCTGTAAAATACGACCCTAAACTCGATGCATACCTCGATAGTGTAATCACCTTGATTGCAGCAGCACAGGAACCGGACGGCTATCTTACGACCTGCGTCACGAATAAATGTACGCGTCTTTCGGGCTGGTGGGGCAGCTCGCGCTGGGAGAAAATAAACAGTCACGAATTATATAACAGTGGCCATCTCTATGAAGCAGCCGTTGCTCATTATCAGGCTACACAAAAGAGGACATTACTGGATGTAGCGATCAAAAATGCCAACCTCGTGTGCCAGGTGTTCGGCCCCAACGAAGGGCAGAAACATGTGCCATCCGGCCATCCGATCGTAGAAATGGCATTAGTAAAACTATACAATGTAACCAACGATAAGAAGTATCTGGATATGGCTCGTTACTTTGTTGACGAAACCGGACGTGGTACCGACGGGCACAGGCTCAGTCCTTACAGCCAAGACCACATGCCGATACTCAAGCAAGACGAAATAGTAGGACATGCCGTTCGTGCAGGTTATCTCTATTCGGGAGTTACCGATGTA
Protein-coding sequences here:
- a CDS encoding DUF6055 domain-containing protein; translation: MKIKELLIILLLTPLMPLSACGDSNTPEIEAPDPGGKEDPDPDDSKEIYYPSSVWNVAENNNYQSESSQFSIHRMSKTPNLVAFWEKGFGNDPSSTSDTKFRFPLKDMMEESDKMFIFFRDKLKFVEKGKSLTDKYKMTLYIYYNEDGTVYGGGADNKIGVMWLSPGRVKTKPYGAMAHEMGHAFQYMVSVDGGWGYSSSPAGSRGQAIFEMTSQYMLWQYYPDWITFENYHLETFMTNTHKAFLHEDNRYCSPFVLEYWADKHGVDFIGKLWRESKQGEDPVMTYKRLTEIDQEKFNDEILDAGRKFITWDMERVKEASAAYINKHTSAFTSVGNGWYQIAEKRCPQNYGYNGVQLEVPTAGTEVVLDFKGVAGASGFRDVNKDKAGWRYGFVALKENGERVYGDVYSKATGQAKFIVPEKTTHLWLVVTGAPTQHWEHIWDENTGNDEQWPYQIKLTGTTLHSSVQK